In a genomic window of Urocitellus parryii isolate mUroPar1 chromosome 11, mUroPar1.hap1, whole genome shotgun sequence:
- the LOC113196219 gene encoding olfactory receptor 6K3-like, with amino-acid sequence MDQENQTMVTEFYFSDFPPFEKGSLLFFIPLLFIYMFIIVGNFIIFLAVRLDVRLHNPMYYFISIFSFLEIWYTTVTIPKMLSNLVSEQKTITLVGCLLQMYFFHSLGVTEGLVLTVMAIDRYVALCHPLRYAVIMTPRLCTQLSSGSCIFGFLMLLPEIVWISTLPFCGPNQIHQLFCDFEPVLSLGCTDTSMILVEDVIHAVSILTSISVITLSYLRVITVILRIPSGESRLKAFSTCAAHVTIFLLFFGSVTLMYLRFSVTFPPLLDKAIALMFAVLAPFFNPIIYSLRNKDMKKAIEKIFCSQKMFSVSGNEWECTQICSEKSST; translated from the coding sequence ATGGACCAGGAGAATCAGACAATGGTGACTGAATTTTACTTCTCTGATTTCCCTCCGTTTGAGAAAGGCAGCCTCTTATTCTTCATCCCTTTGCTCTTTATTTACATGTTCATCATCGTGGGAAATTTCATAATCTTCTTGGCTGTCAGGCTAGATGTCCGCCTGCACAATCCCATGTACTATTTCATCAgcatcttctccttcctggagaTTTGGTACACCACGGTGACCATTCCCAAAATGCTCTCCAACCTGGTCAGTGAACAGAAGACCATCACGCTGGTTGGCTGCCTCTTGCAGATGTATTTTTTCCATTCACTCGGGGTCACAGAAGGTCTCGTCCTCACAGTGATGGCCATTGACAGGTACGTGGCCCTCTGTCACCCCCTCCGCTATGCAGTCATTATGACCCCTAGGCTCTGCACCCAGCTGTCCTCTGGCTCCTGCATCTTTGGCTTCCTTATGTTGCTGCCAGAGATTGTGTGGATTTCTACTCTTCCCTTCTGTGGTCCCAACCAAATCCATCAACTCTTCTGTGACTTTGAGCCTGTGCTGAGCCTGGGATGTACAGACACTTCCATGATTCTGGTTGAAGATGTGATCCACGCCGTCTCCATCCTCACCTCCATTTCTGTGATCACCCTTTCCTATTTAAGAGTCATCACTGTGATTCTGAGGATTCCCTCGGGAGAGAGCCGTCTAAAGGCTTTCTCCACTTGTGCAGCCCACGTTACcattttcttgctgttttttGGCAGTGTGACACTCATGTACCTGCGCTTCTCTGTAACATTCCCACCACTACTGGACAAAGCCATTGCACTCATGTTTGCTGTTCTCGCCCCATTTTTCAACCCAATAATCTATAGTTTGAggaacaaagatatgaaaaaagcTATTGAAAAAATTTTCTGTTCTCAAAAAATGTTCAGTGTCTCTGGGAACGAGTGGGAATGCACCCAGATCTGTTCAGAGAAATCATCTACATAA
- the LOC144249393 gene encoding olfactory receptor 6K3-like translates to MGPSNQTTVVTEFLFSGFPQPEDGVFFFIPLLLIYIFIITGNLTVFFAVRMDSRLHNPMYNFISIFSFLEIWYTSATIPKILSNLISEQRTISMIGCLLQMYFFHSLGNSEGILLTTMAVDRYVAICDPLRYPTIMTPQLCAQLSAASCIFGFLVLLPEIAWISTLPFCGPNHIHQIFCDFEPVLRLACTDTSMILIEDVVHAVAIIFSVLVIAISYVRIITVILGIPSAEGRHKAFSTCAAHLGVFLMFYGSVSLMYLRFSATFPPILDTAIALMFAVLAPFFNPIIYSLRNKDMKVAIKKLFSAPHKNKGIVLCPSTTKNKKIKKKLFCP, encoded by the coding sequence ATGGGGCCAAGTAACCAAACTACTGTGGTGACAGAGTTTCTCTTCTCTGGATTTCCCCAACCTGAAGATGGCGTCTTCTTCTTCATTCCTTTGCTCCTCATCTACATATTCATCATAACTGGGAACCTCACTGTGTTTTTTGCAGTCAGGATGGATTCCCGCCTCCACAACCCCATGTATAATTTCATcagcattttctcatttctggaGATTTGGTACACAAGTGCCACGATTCCCAAAATACTTTCCAACCTGATCAGTGAGCAGAGGACCATCTCCATGATCGGTTGCCTCCTACAGATGTACTTCTTCCACTCGCTGGGCAATTCCGAGGGCATTTTGCTGACCACCATGGCTGTTGACAGGTACGTGGCCATCTGTGACCCTCTCCGCTACCCCACCATCATGACCCCCCAGCTGTGTGCTCAGCTCTCTGCAGCTTCCTGCATCTTTGGCTTTCTCGTACTGCTCCCAGAGATTGCCTGGATTTCTACCCTGCCCTTCTGCGGCCCCAACCACATCCATCAGATCTTCTGTGACTTTGAGCCTGTGCTGCGTTTGGCCTGCACAGACACCTCCATGATCCTGATTGAGGATGTGGTCCATGCGGTGGCCATCATCTTCTCGGTCTTGGTTATTGCCATTTCTTATGTGAGAATCATCACTGTGATCCTGGGGATCCCCTCTGCTGAAGGCCGCCACAAGGCTTTCTCCACCTGCGCAGCCCATCTCGGGGTCTTCCTGATGTTCTATGGCAGCGTGTCCCTCATGTACCTGCGATTCTCAGCCACTTTCCCACCAATTTTGGACACAGCCATTGCACTCATGTTTGCTGTTCTTGCTCCTTTTTTCAACCCCATCATCTACAGTTTGAGAAATAAGGACATGAAAGTAGCCATTAAGAAgcttttctcagcaccacataaaaataaaggcattgtgttgtgtccatctacaacaaaaaataaaaaaataaaaaagaagcttttTTGCCCTTAG
- the LOC113196218 gene encoding LOW QUALITY PROTEIN: olfactory receptor 6K2 (The sequence of the model RefSeq protein was modified relative to this genomic sequence to represent the inferred CDS: inserted 2 bases in 1 codon) translates to MESPNRTSAQEFIFSAFPHSWGDSVLCFVPLLFIYAFIVVGNLVIITVVQLNAHLNTPMYFFISALSFLEIWYTTATIPKMLSSLLSERRSISLNGCLLQMYFFHSTGISEVCLLTAMAFDRYLAICSPLHYPTIMTPKLCAQLTLGCCVCGFLTPLPEIAWISTLPFCGSNHLEHIFCDFLPVLRLACTNTRAIIMIQVVDVVHAVEIITAVTLIVLSYVGIVAVILRIRSAEGRRKAFSTCVSHLTVFLLFFGSVALMYLRFSATYSLFWDTAIALSFAVLSPFFNPIIYSLRNKEIKEAIRKHMGQAKNFFXIRPGTCSKVFQL, encoded by the exons ATGGAGAGCCCCAATCGGACCAGTGCTCAGGAGTTTATCTTCTCTGCTTTCCCTCATTCCTGGGGAGATTCTGTCCTCTGCTTTGTTCCCCTGCTCTTCATCTATGCTTTCATTGTTGTTGGGAACCTGGTTATCATTACCGTGGTCCAGCTGAACGCTCATCTgaacacccccatgtacttctttatCAGCGCCCTTTCTTTCCTGGAGATTTGGTATACCACGGCCACCATCCCAAAGATGCTCTCTAGCCTGCTCAGTGAACGAAGGAGTATTTCCCTCAATGGCTGCCTCCTGCAGATGTATTTCTTCCACTCCACAGGCATCAGTGAGGTCTGCCTCTTGACAGCGATGGCCTTTGACCGCTACCTGGCCATCTGCAGCCCTCTTCACTATCCCACCATCATGACCCCCAAGCTGTGTGCCCAGTTGACTTTGGGTTGCTGTGTCTGCGGCTTTCTCACACCGCTCCCTGAGATTGCCTGGATCTCCACGCTGCCATTTTGTGGCTCCAATCACCTGGAACATATCTTCTGTGACTTCCTCCCAGTGCTGCGCCTGGCCTGCACCAACACACGAGCCATCATCATGATCCAGGTGGTGGATGTTGTCCACGCAGTGGAGATCATCACAGCGGTGACCCTCATCGTCTTGTCCTATGTGGGTATTGTGGCTGTGATTCTCCGGATTCGCTCAGCTGAAGGTCGCCGCAAAGCATTTTCCACGTGTGTCTCCCACCTCACGGTCTTTCTGCTCTTCTTTGGCAGCGTGGCTCTCATGTATCTCCGCTTCTCTGCCACCTACTCTCTCTTCTGGGATACAGCCATTGCTCTGTCCTTTGCAGTTTTATCCCCCTTCTTCAATCCCATTATCTACAGCTTGAggaataaagagataaaagaagcCATCAGAAAGCACATGGGACAAGCCAAGAACTTCTT CATAAGACCAGGGACCTGCAGTAAGGTCTTTCAGCTGTGA